A portion of the Chondrinema litorale genome contains these proteins:
- a CDS encoding M20 family metallo-hydrolase has product MLDVKEAAGEAINLLKELISITSYSREEDKTADLLENFLKKQGLDVHRSLNNVWVETAGSSENKPVILLNSHHDTVKPNTAYTRDPFSPDVVDGKLYGLGSNDAGGPLVSLLFTFLILSKKEQPYKLLFAATAEEEVSGKNGIAALLPELGKIDLGVVGEPTLCQMAVAEKGLMVLDCVARGKAGHAAREEGINSIYEALPDIEWFRTYEFPKVSPTLGKVKTSVTQIEAGTQHNVVPDACKFVVDVRSTEQYSNQEIYEIIQQHVKCEVNPRSFRLNSSGIAETHPIVKKGFELGLEAYGSPTLSDQALMPFTTIKVGPGDSARSHTADEFIFTNEIEQGIRTYINLLDQLDLGAV; this is encoded by the coding sequence ATGTTGGATGTGAAGGAAGCTGCCGGAGAAGCAATAAATCTTTTAAAAGAGTTAATTAGCATTACCTCTTACAGCAGAGAAGAGGACAAAACTGCCGATTTACTTGAAAATTTCCTCAAAAAGCAAGGCTTAGATGTTCACCGAAGCCTAAACAATGTTTGGGTTGAAACCGCCGGAAGTAGCGAAAACAAGCCTGTAATTTTGCTTAATTCACATCACGACACAGTAAAACCAAATACAGCTTATACCCGCGATCCATTTAGTCCGGATGTGGTAGATGGAAAACTTTATGGTTTAGGCAGCAATGATGCTGGCGGTCCTTTGGTTTCGTTACTATTCACTTTTCTCATTCTCAGTAAAAAAGAGCAACCTTATAAACTACTTTTTGCCGCAACTGCCGAAGAAGAAGTTTCTGGCAAAAATGGCATTGCTGCTCTTTTACCAGAGCTAGGTAAAATTGATCTTGGTGTTGTGGGCGAACCTACTCTTTGCCAAATGGCTGTGGCTGAAAAAGGCTTGATGGTACTCGATTGTGTAGCTAGAGGAAAAGCTGGACACGCAGCCAGAGAAGAAGGCATTAATAGCATTTACGAAGCACTTCCAGATATTGAGTGGTTTAGAACTTATGAGTTCCCGAAAGTATCTCCGACTTTGGGCAAAGTGAAAACCAGTGTTACCCAAATAGAAGCCGGTACCCAACACAATGTAGTGCCAGACGCTTGTAAGTTTGTAGTAGATGTGAGATCAACAGAGCAATATAGCAACCAAGAGATTTATGAGATTATTCAGCAGCATGTGAAATGCGAAGTGAATCCACGCTCATTTAGATTAAACTCTTCTGGTATTGCAGAAACACACCCGATTGTGAAAAAGGGTTTCGAATTAGGGCTAGAAGCTTATGGCTCTCCTACCCTTTCAGATCAGGCGTTAATGCCTTTTACCACCATAAAAGTTGGACCGGGAGACTCTGCCAGATCGCACACTGCAGATGAGTTTATTTTTACTAATGAAATTGAACAGGGTATTCGCACTTATATAAATTTACTAGACCAGTTGGATTTAGGAGCAGTTTAG